GAGTTAGGCCTGGCCGCAGTGCCTGCGGCCGTCCACGGAACGTCCGGGCCGGCCCCTGCGGCCGACCCGGACGGCCGATACCGACGTGAACGACAGACCCGGCCTCCGGAGGCTCCCCCATGCACCCGCTGCTGATCGCCCTCGCCGTCTTCGCCTGCGCGGTGAGCGTCCTGAACCTCGTGCTCGTGCTCGGCGTCATACGGCGCCTGCGCGAGCACGCCGACCGGATCTCCCGGCTCTCCCCCGAGCCGCCGAACCCGATGCTCGCCGTCACCGAGCGGACGGATCCCTTCGACGCGGTGACCGTCGAGGGCGATCACGTCTCCCGGGCCGCGCTGTCGGGGCTGACGCTCGTCGGCGTCTTCTCGCCGAGCTGCCCGGCCTGCGAGGAGCGGCTTCCGCGATTCCTGGACTTCGCCCGCTCCTTCCCCGGCGGCCGCGACCAGACCATCGCCATCGTGGTGGGCGAGCCGGACGAGGCGGCCGACCAGGTCGCCGTCCTGTCTCCGATAGCCCGGGTCGTGGTCGAGGACATGGAGGGCTCGATCACCAAAGCCTTGAAGGTCCGCGGTTTCCCCGCGTTCGGCATCCTCGACGACTCGGGCACCATGGTGTCCGCCGGGACGA
This genomic window from Actinospica robiniae DSM 44927 contains:
- a CDS encoding TlpA family protein disulfide reductase, whose amino-acid sequence is MHPLLIALAVFACAVSVLNLVLVLGVIRRLREHADRISRLSPEPPNPMLAVTERTDPFDAVTVEGDHVSRAALSGLTLVGVFSPSCPACEERLPRFLDFARSFPGGRDQTIAIVVGEPDEAADQVAVLSPIARVVVEDMEGSITKALKVRGFPAFGILDDSGTMVSAGTNTDWLRIPAGV